Proteins encoded by one window of Candidatus Binataceae bacterium:
- a CDS encoding alpha/beta family hydrolase, with amino-acid sequence MAEFLFNGPEGAASTLVLAHGAGGPMDSPFMETIAAGVAKAGIRVARFEFPYMRRWRETRKGGAPDPAPVLMQSWRDAIDELGGGKSLIIGGKSLGGRMASMIADETGVRGLVCLGYPFHPPGKPERTRTRHLEELRTPALILQGTRDPFGKPAEVRSYKLARAIRVEWLEDGDHSLKPRVRSGRAEADNLNAAVIRIAEFIAAL; translated from the coding sequence ATGGCGGAATTTCTGTTCAACGGACCCGAGGGCGCCGCGAGCACGCTCGTCCTCGCGCACGGAGCGGGCGGTCCGATGGATTCGCCCTTCATGGAGACGATCGCCGCCGGCGTCGCAAAGGCCGGAATCCGCGTCGCGCGCTTCGAGTTCCCCTACATGCGGCGATGGCGCGAAACCCGCAAAGGCGGCGCGCCCGATCCCGCGCCCGTGCTGATGCAATCCTGGCGCGATGCGATCGATGAACTCGGCGGCGGAAAGAGCCTCATCATCGGCGGCAAATCGCTCGGTGGCCGGATGGCAAGCATGATCGCGGACGAAACCGGCGTGCGCGGACTCGTCTGTCTCGGCTATCCGTTTCATCCGCCGGGCAAGCCCGAGCGCACGCGCACGCGGCATCTCGAAGAGCTTCGCACTCCGGCGTTGATCCTCCAGGGAACCCGCGACCCCTTTGGCAAGCCCGCGGAGGTCAGGAGCTACAAGCTCGCGCGCGCGATCCGGGTTGAATGGCTCGAGGATGGCGACCATTCGCTCAAGCCGCGTGTGCGGTCGGGCCGCGCCGAAGCCGATAATCTTAACGCGGCCGTCATCCGCATCGCGGAATTTATCGCCGCGCTGTGA